The following proteins are co-located in the Nocardia bhagyanarayanae genome:
- a CDS encoding MarR family winged helix-turn-helix transcriptional regulator codes for MFIPYRAMEQRVFDALAAAGYADITVAQARLVQRLGPDGTRLTLLAEQAQVTKQTAGFLVDQLERAGYVERVPDPADGRARLVRLTERGEAVTALANRTVAAVEAEWREVLGERTMNQLRRALTKLREHTDPFR; via the coding sequence ATGTTCATCCCATATCGGGCGATGGAGCAGCGGGTCTTCGACGCGCTCGCGGCGGCGGGCTATGCCGACATCACCGTCGCGCAGGCCCGTCTCGTGCAGCGGCTCGGACCGGACGGCACCCGGCTCACCCTCCTCGCCGAGCAGGCCCAGGTCACCAAGCAGACCGCCGGATTCCTGGTGGATCAGCTCGAACGGGCGGGTTACGTGGAACGAGTGCCCGATCCGGCCGACGGGCGGGCGCGGCTGGTTCGGCTCACCGAGCGCGGCGAGGCCGTCACCGCGTTGGCCAACCGGACCGTCGCCGCCGTGGAGGCCGAGTGGCGCGAGGTGCTCGGCGAACGCACCATGAACCAACTGCGCCGCGCGCTCACCAAACTCCGCGAGCACACCGACCCGTTTCGCTGA
- the argS gene encoding arginine--tRNA ligase produces MSHSGVLPLLDHVAAAVSEAISRIRPDAAGADPVVRRSTHADFQANAALALAKRLQVEPIELAGEIAVALRASGTPELASVQLSGPGFLNLTVSDRSIWNQVAARLADERLGVSASGRGTRVVIDYSAPNIAKEMHVGHLRTTIIGDSLARVLGFLGAEVIRQNHLGDRGTQFGMLIQYLDEHPDAQWRHDDLTGDASSVSALDGLYKAARAAFDADPRFADRSRARVVALQAGDPATLARWSEIVAESEKAFGEIYDRLHVLLTPEDYVGESFYNPMLAETIDELVGKGIVVDSDGALVFFSEEVTGPDDQPVPLMVRKRDGGYGYDTTDLATIRYRINTLAVDRLLYVTDSRQALHFQLVFEAARRAGWLTDDIAAEHIAYGTVLGPDGKPFKTRAGGTVRLLDLLDDAVAKARQVVAEKNPELPSAELDEIAEQAGIGAVKYADLSTSRVKDYTFDLDRMAALNGNTAVYLQYAHARIRSILRKADQPDATVNPELRLASAERALALALDAYGGTVDEVATTLEPHRLCGYLYDLARDFTTFYDNCPVLAAEEPTRNNRLALCRLTARTLRHGLGLLGIAAPERM; encoded by the coding sequence GTGAGCCATTCCGGGGTGCTGCCACTGCTCGATCACGTCGCTGCCGCCGTTTCCGAGGCGATCAGCCGAATCCGTCCCGACGCGGCGGGAGCAGACCCGGTTGTCCGACGATCCACGCACGCCGACTTCCAGGCCAACGCCGCCCTCGCGCTCGCAAAACGATTGCAGGTCGAGCCGATCGAACTCGCCGGTGAGATCGCGGTGGCACTTCGTGCGAGCGGGACGCCGGAGCTGGCGTCGGTGCAGCTGTCAGGTCCCGGCTTTCTCAACCTCACGGTGTCGGATCGGTCGATCTGGAACCAGGTGGCGGCGCGGTTGGCCGATGAACGGCTCGGTGTGTCTGCCTCCGGACGCGGAACTCGGGTGGTGATCGACTATTCCGCGCCCAATATCGCCAAGGAGATGCACGTCGGGCATTTGCGCACGACGATCATCGGCGACAGCCTCGCGCGGGTACTCGGCTTCCTCGGCGCCGAGGTGATCCGCCAAAATCACCTCGGCGACCGGGGAACTCAGTTCGGGATGCTCATCCAATACCTCGACGAACACCCCGACGCGCAGTGGCGCCACGACGATCTGACCGGGGATGCGTCGTCGGTGTCGGCGCTGGACGGGCTTTACAAGGCCGCGCGTGCGGCCTTCGATGCCGATCCGCGATTCGCCGATCGCTCGCGTGCCCGGGTCGTCGCGTTGCAGGCGGGTGACCCCGCGACGCTGGCGCGCTGGAGCGAGATCGTCGCCGAATCGGAGAAAGCGTTCGGCGAAATCTACGACCGGCTCCACGTGCTGCTGACTCCCGAGGACTACGTCGGCGAGTCGTTCTACAACCCGATGCTCGCCGAAACGATCGATGAACTGGTCGGCAAAGGCATCGTGGTGGACAGTGACGGCGCTCTGGTGTTCTTCTCCGAAGAAGTCACCGGTCCGGATGACCAGCCCGTTCCGCTGATGGTGCGCAAACGCGACGGCGGATACGGCTACGACACCACCGACCTGGCGACCATCCGATACCGGATCAACACCCTCGCCGTGGACCGGTTGCTGTATGTCACCGACTCCCGCCAAGCCCTGCACTTCCAGCTGGTGTTCGAGGCCGCTCGCCGCGCGGGCTGGCTCACCGACGATATCGCCGCCGAGCACATCGCCTACGGCACGGTCCTCGGCCCGGACGGCAAACCGTTCAAAACCCGCGCCGGTGGCACCGTCCGGTTGCTGGACCTGCTCGACGACGCCGTCGCGAAGGCGCGCCAGGTCGTAGCCGAGAAGAACCCCGAGCTGCCGAGCGCCGAACTGGATGAGATCGCCGAGCAAGCCGGCATCGGCGCGGTCAAGTACGCCGACCTGTCCACATCGCGGGTCAAGGATTACACCTTCGACCTGGACCGGATGGCGGCGCTCAACGGCAACACCGCGGTGTATCTGCAATACGCGCACGCCCGGATCCGTTCCATCTTGCGCAAGGCCGACCAACCCGACGCCACGGTGAACCCCGAGCTCAGGCTCGCATCCGCCGAACGAGCGCTGGCCTTGGCGCTGGACGCCTACGGGGGCACCGTCGACGAAGTCGCGACCACACTCGAACCCCACCGACTGTGTGGATACCTCTACGACCTGGCCCGCGACTTCACCACTTTCTACGACAACTGCCCCGTCCTGGCCGCCGAAGAACCCACCCGGAACAACCGACTCGCGCTGTGCCGACTCACTGCCCGAACGCTGCGGCACGGGCTCGGGCTACTGGGAATCGCAGCGCCAGAACGCATGTAG
- a CDS encoding glycosyl hydrolase family 32 has product MATREVVRAGRFTNIYDPSAGAAHPWYINDHTIVRDRDGGWHLFGITHPEPADPFHEIEFAHATAPDLLGPWTKREPALTVDPGYHGETHLWAPYVIRSGATYFMFYAAGGPDRTRAAINLATSTDLVRWERAPGGPLFRDGYDARDPMVLRIGEKWAMYYCATSAPEGGHHVVAYRLSTDLWRWGERHIAYADPTIGTEAGNTESPFVVRHDDRWYLFIGPRPGYVGTDIFRSDNPFRFRIGDKIGHVAAHAAEVVRHADRWWVTSAGWGQGGVHLAPLTFPPPPAGIAVPR; this is encoded by the coding sequence ATGGCGACGCGGGAAGTGGTCCGGGCGGGCCGGTTCACGAACATCTACGACCCGAGCGCGGGTGCGGCGCATCCGTGGTACATCAACGACCACACGATCGTGCGGGATCGGGACGGTGGATGGCACCTGTTCGGCATCACTCACCCCGAGCCCGCCGATCCGTTCCACGAGATCGAATTCGCGCACGCCACCGCGCCCGATCTGCTCGGCCCGTGGACGAAACGTGAGCCCGCGCTGACGGTCGATCCCGGCTACCACGGCGAGACCCACCTCTGGGCGCCGTACGTGATCCGTTCCGGCGCAACATACTTCATGTTCTACGCGGCTGGCGGACCGGACCGCACCCGTGCGGCGATCAACCTGGCCACCTCCACCGACCTCGTCCGCTGGGAGCGCGCGCCCGGCGGGCCGCTGTTCCGCGACGGCTACGACGCCCGCGACCCGATGGTGCTGCGCATCGGCGAGAAATGGGCGATGTACTACTGCGCGACGAGCGCACCGGAGGGCGGTCACCACGTGGTCGCCTACCGGCTCAGTACCGACCTGTGGCGCTGGGGCGAGCGGCACATCGCCTACGCCGATCCGACGATCGGCACCGAGGCGGGCAACACCGAGTCGCCGTTCGTGGTGCGCCACGACGACCGCTGGTACCTGTTCATCGGCCCACGGCCGGGCTACGTCGGCACCGATATCTTCCGCAGCGACAACCCTTTTCGCTTCCGCATCGGCGACAAGATCGGGCACGTGGCCGCGCACGCCGCCGAGGTCGTCCGGCACGCGGACCGCTGGTGGGTCACCAGCGCGGGCTGGGGGCAGGGCGGTGTCCACCTCGCGCCGCTCACCTTCCCGCCGCCGCCCGCGGGCATCGCCGTGCCGCGCTGA
- a CDS encoding tyrosine-protein phosphatase, whose product MHTDSSPRRWVEFAEIDNVRDLGGLPVSGGGVTRFGTVYRASTPQHLTEDDLILLTGQVGLRTLIDLRNPDEVEREGYGLLGEAAVQLVNLPVRKAAATTATPADLVPDAKHYDLVALYRELLDGSVESVLSAVRLITDTERHSVVFHCAAGKDRTGVLAAVLLDAVGVPAEFIAADYALSGERMARVRARLDALPSYHGLPPVRTGILAVEPTVMSEFLTRLHTDHGGAAGWLRAHGLTDRELTDLRRVLIEN is encoded by the coding sequence ATGCACACCGACAGTTCCCCGCGGCGATGGGTCGAATTCGCCGAGATCGACAATGTCCGCGACCTCGGCGGGCTGCCCGTGTCCGGCGGCGGCGTCACCCGGTTCGGCACGGTGTACCGGGCCAGTACTCCGCAGCATCTGACCGAGGACGATCTGATCCTGCTGACCGGGCAGGTCGGCCTGCGCACGCTGATCGACCTGCGCAATCCCGACGAGGTCGAGCGGGAGGGTTACGGCCTGCTCGGCGAGGCGGCCGTGCAGCTGGTCAACCTGCCCGTGCGCAAGGCGGCCGCCACCACCGCCACCCCTGCCGACCTCGTACCCGACGCCAAGCACTACGACCTGGTCGCGCTCTATCGCGAACTACTCGACGGCAGCGTCGAATCCGTCTTGTCGGCCGTGCGGCTGATCACCGACACCGAACGGCATTCGGTGGTCTTCCACTGCGCCGCGGGCAAGGACCGCACCGGCGTGCTCGCCGCGGTGCTGCTGGACGCCGTCGGCGTGCCCGCGGAGTTCATCGCCGCGGACTACGCCCTCTCCGGCGAACGGATGGCCCGGGTTCGTGCCCGCCTCGACGCCCTCCCCTCGTACCACGGCCTACCACCGGTACGCACCGGAATCCTCGCGGTCGAACCCACAGTGATGAGCGAATTCCTGACCAGATTGCACACCGACCACGGCGGCGCGGCAGGCTGGTTGCGCGCACACGGCCTCACCGACCGCGAGCTGACCGACCTACGCCGGGTGCTGATCGAGAACTGA
- a CDS encoding L-fucose/L-arabinose isomerase family protein, translating to MARIGVISVSDGRDYVHTGIADFIRTTEDRLVAALTAAGHEVVRGTDIISDNALAGSVAREVAAAGVDLTVLHYAVWAFPHFSMLAAGATPGPLLLLSNIDPVQPGMVGMLAAGGALDQIGRAHTRLWGDPEDAALIEAIGVRATAAAAVSALRGSTFGRFGGRPMGMNTAVANTDQWQRLFGIDVEEIDQWEIVRRADQADAGEAKAAREWLERHATVHYDGAKLTPELLERQIRSYLAVRELIAQWRLDFSGIKGQPELTQYFATMDVTEAFLNDPYDWNGPKETHVCATEADMDGALTMQLLKHLAGTPVLFADVRHYHADRDIWDLCNSGQHATWFAARSADPAENLARVHLYPEVFFFPAGGASVHHLAAPGTMTLARLTRKDGDYRMQLMLGEFEAYDEQTNESLMKQSTREWPHAFARLDARAEDFLSRFGANHIHGVPGDHRAAVRATCELLGVALDEFTRDPR from the coding sequence ATGGCCCGTATCGGCGTGATCAGCGTTTCCGACGGCCGCGACTACGTGCACACCGGCATCGCGGACTTCATCCGGACCACCGAGGACCGTCTCGTCGCCGCACTGACCGCGGCGGGCCACGAGGTGGTGCGCGGCACGGACATCATCAGCGACAACGCGCTGGCCGGATCGGTGGCGCGCGAGGTGGCCGCGGCCGGCGTCGACCTCACCGTGCTGCACTACGCCGTCTGGGCCTTCCCGCACTTCAGCATGCTCGCCGCCGGCGCGACACCCGGCCCGCTGCTGTTGCTCTCGAACATCGACCCGGTGCAGCCGGGAATGGTCGGCATGCTCGCCGCGGGTGGCGCGCTGGACCAGATCGGCCGCGCGCACACCCGGTTGTGGGGCGATCCGGAGGACGCCGCGCTGATCGAGGCGATCGGGGTGCGCGCCACGGCGGCGGCGGCCGTCTCGGCGTTGCGCGGCAGCACTTTCGGACGCTTCGGCGGGCGGCCGATGGGCATGAACACCGCCGTCGCCAACACCGATCAGTGGCAGCGGCTGTTCGGCATCGACGTGGAGGAGATCGACCAGTGGGAGATCGTGCGCCGGGCCGACCAGGCGGACGCCGGTGAGGCCAAGGCCGCGCGGGAGTGGCTGGAACGTCACGCCACCGTGCACTACGACGGCGCGAAACTCACCCCGGAGCTGCTGGAGCGCCAGATCCGCTCGTACCTGGCCGTGCGCGAGCTGATCGCGCAGTGGCGGCTGGATTTCTCGGGCATCAAGGGACAGCCGGAGCTCACCCAGTACTTCGCGACGATGGACGTCACCGAGGCGTTCCTCAACGACCCCTACGACTGGAACGGCCCCAAGGAGACCCACGTCTGCGCCACCGAGGCCGACATGGACGGCGCGCTCACCATGCAGCTGCTCAAACACCTCGCGGGCACCCCCGTGCTGTTCGCCGACGTCCGGCACTATCACGCCGATCGCGACATCTGGGATCTGTGCAATTCCGGTCAGCACGCGACCTGGTTCGCCGCCCGCAGCGCCGATCCGGCGGAGAACCTGGCCCGGGTGCACCTCTACCCGGAGGTGTTCTTCTTTCCGGCGGGCGGCGCGTCGGTGCATCACCTCGCCGCGCCGGGCACGATGACCCTGGCCCGGCTGACCCGCAAGGACGGCGACTACCGGATGCAGCTGATGCTGGGCGAGTTCGAGGCCTACGACGAGCAGACCAACGAATCGCTGATGAAACAGTCCACCAGGGAGTGGCCGCACGCGTTCGCACGGCTCGACGCGCGCGCCGAGGATTTCCTGTCCCGCTTCGGCGCCAACCACATTCACGGCGTGCCGGGCGACCACCGTGCGGCGGTGCGTGCGACCTGCGAGTTGCTCGGCGTCGCGCTCGACGAGTTCACCCGCGACCCGCGATGA
- a CDS encoding maleylpyruvate isomerase family mycothiol-dependent enzyme: protein MDRDQQWRVIEEQRLAVADLLDGLAPDEWLAPSLCEGWRVRDVAAHLAMTTRPPGPAAMLREAVRARGSFHRLNHDVAVRCAEEPGRDLAAELRATAASRTLPRVTNYRNIFYDVMVHGQDIAIPLGRTLELPRAAAAVAATRVWGMGWPFWARRRLKGLRLVATDCDWSVGQGLEARGGIADLLLLITGRQVVVPRLAGPGAAALVTRLPNRNPD, encoded by the coding sequence ATGGACCGGGACCAACAATGGCGGGTCATCGAGGAGCAGCGCCTCGCCGTCGCCGATCTGCTCGACGGACTCGCCCCTGACGAGTGGCTCGCGCCCTCGCTGTGTGAAGGCTGGCGGGTGCGCGACGTGGCCGCACACCTGGCCATGACTACTCGGCCGCCCGGCCCTGCGGCGATGCTGCGGGAAGCGGTGCGCGCTCGCGGCAGCTTCCATCGGCTCAACCACGACGTCGCGGTCCGCTGTGCCGAGGAGCCCGGGCGCGACCTGGCGGCGGAGCTGCGCGCGACGGCGGCCTCCCGCACGCTGCCCCGAGTGACCAACTACCGCAACATCTTCTACGACGTCATGGTGCACGGCCAGGACATCGCGATCCCGCTCGGCCGCACCCTCGAGCTGCCGCGCGCGGCCGCCGCCGTCGCCGCGACCCGGGTGTGGGGGATGGGGTGGCCGTTCTGGGCCCGGCGTCGGCTGAAGGGCTTGCGATTGGTGGCCACCGACTGCGACTGGAGCGTCGGTCAAGGGCTCGAGGCGCGCGGCGGTATCGCGGATCTGCTGTTGCTGATCACTGGTCGGCAGGTTGTCGTGCCCCGGCTCGCCGGTCCCGGCGCGGCGGCGCTCGTCACGCGCCTGCCGAACCGGAATCCGGACTGA
- a CDS encoding pyruvate, phosphate dikinase, translated as MTIGVEPVERPERAAPESTAPSVAELDGTCGLSRDRIGGKAWSVDHMRALGLPVPPAFAVTTEGWADFRARGTLSEEIWLQVRAGVAALERGTGRRFGDTERPLLVSVRSGAAVSMPGMMDTVLNLGINDDVERALAAETRNPGYAADTHARFRSQYNEIVLGDPLAAVPLDPWEQLRGAIAAVFRSWDSARAKTYRRSRGVSDDLGTAVTVQAMVFGNLDALSGTGVLFTRNPNTGERAVFGEWLVGGQGEDVVSGRTTPRPLDELAVTMPDVHRQLLAAADLLERDGRDIQDIEFTVESGRLWLLQSRPAKRSARAAVRAAVAMAGEGLIDPATALSRVDAEQVRTVLRPASGIETDQPPLARGESACPGLASGIVVTDPDEAETRAAAGEDVVLARPTTSPDDLHGMIAARAIVTELGGATSHAALVSRELGRPCVVGCGPGVVAGLAGRVVTVDGGAGAVWLGEVTGKAVEDSVIEDVAQLARWAAVHPDELVGLLGARDGENAFSTTGSAENGHMTAGTSPASDEALPHTTPRDSRTQQHATPDLDLLRLIGIKGRVSADAVADSLAGDATETGERCADLVARGLCASTPVGVRLTPEGRAELTRLLAAERETVDPTVIATAYDEFCAFNAELKEIITAWQMKDAATVNDHTDAAYDAAVLDRLRTLHGQVVPLVRRIGEIAPRLSRYAGRLDRAVERIDGGDHTWVARPIMDSYHTVWFELHEDLIGLCGLSRADEAAAGRAH; from the coding sequence ATGACGATCGGAGTGGAGCCCGTGGAGCGACCCGAACGCGCCGCCCCGGAGAGCACCGCACCGTCCGTTGCCGAACTCGACGGCACCTGCGGCCTGAGCCGCGACCGCATCGGCGGCAAAGCGTGGAGCGTCGATCACATGCGGGCGCTCGGCCTGCCGGTGCCGCCCGCGTTCGCCGTCACGACCGAGGGCTGGGCCGACTTCCGCGCGCGCGGCACGCTGAGCGAGGAGATCTGGCTCCAGGTGCGGGCGGGTGTCGCGGCGCTCGAGCGCGGCACCGGCAGGCGCTTCGGCGACACCGAACGACCGCTGCTGGTGTCGGTGCGCTCCGGCGCGGCGGTGAGCATGCCCGGCATGATGGACACGGTCCTCAATCTCGGCATCAACGACGACGTCGAGCGCGCGCTCGCCGCCGAGACGCGCAACCCCGGCTACGCCGCGGACACCCACGCCCGGTTCCGCTCGCAGTACAACGAGATCGTGCTCGGCGATCCGCTTGCCGCGGTCCCGCTGGACCCGTGGGAACAGCTGCGCGGCGCCATCGCGGCGGTCTTCCGATCCTGGGATTCCGCGCGCGCCAAGACCTATCGCCGCAGCCGCGGCGTCTCCGACGACCTCGGCACCGCGGTCACCGTGCAGGCCATGGTGTTCGGCAACCTCGACGCGCTCTCCGGCACCGGCGTGCTGTTCACCCGCAATCCGAACACCGGCGAGCGCGCCGTGTTCGGCGAATGGCTGGTCGGCGGCCAGGGCGAGGACGTCGTCTCCGGCCGCACCACCCCGCGTCCGCTCGACGAGCTCGCGGTCACCATGCCCGACGTGCACAGGCAGCTACTCGCCGCCGCCGACCTGCTGGAACGGGACGGCCGCGATATCCAGGACATCGAGTTCACCGTGGAGTCCGGCAGGCTGTGGCTGTTGCAGTCGCGGCCCGCGAAGCGGTCGGCCCGCGCGGCTGTGCGCGCCGCGGTCGCCATGGCGGGCGAGGGGCTCATCGATCCGGCGACGGCGCTGTCCCGCGTCGACGCCGAGCAGGTGCGCACGGTGCTGCGGCCCGCCTCGGGCATCGAGACCGATCAACCGCCGCTGGCCCGCGGCGAGTCGGCCTGCCCCGGCCTGGCCTCCGGCATCGTCGTCACCGATCCCGACGAGGCCGAAACCCGCGCCGCCGCAGGCGAAGACGTCGTCCTGGCGCGACCGACCACCAGCCCCGACGACCTGCACGGCATGATCGCGGCGCGGGCCATCGTCACCGAACTCGGCGGCGCCACATCGCATGCCGCGCTGGTCAGCCGGGAACTGGGCAGGCCGTGCGTGGTCGGGTGCGGGCCGGGCGTGGTGGCGGGACTGGCCGGGCGCGTGGTCACCGTCGACGGCGGCGCCGGCGCGGTGTGGCTCGGCGAGGTCACCGGAAAAGCGGTGGAGGACAGTGTGATCGAGGACGTGGCGCAGCTCGCGCGCTGGGCCGCCGTCCATCCGGACGAACTGGTCGGACTGCTCGGCGCACGGGACGGCGAAAACGCCTTCTCCACAACCGGTTCGGCCGAAAATGGACACATGACAGCAGGGACTTCGCCTGCGTCCGACGAGGCTCTGCCGCACACCACCCCGCGCGACAGCCGGACGCAGCAGCACGCCACCCCCGACCTCGACCTCCTTCGCCTGATCGGCATCAAGGGCCGGGTCTCCGCCGACGCCGTCGCGGACAGCCTGGCGGGCGACGCCACCGAAACCGGTGAGCGCTGCGCTGATCTCGTCGCGCGCGGTCTGTGCGCGAGCACTCCGGTCGGCGTGCGTCTCACGCCGGAGGGCCGCGCCGAGCTCACCCGCCTGCTCGCCGCGGAACGAGAGACGGTGGATCCCACCGTGATCGCCACCGCTTACGACGAATTCTGCGCGTTCAACGCCGAACTCAAGGAGATCATCACCGCCTGGCAGATGAAGGACGCCGCGACCGTCAACGACCACACCGACGCCGCCTACGACGCCGCGGTGCTGGACCGGCTGCGCACGCTGCACGGCCAAGTCGTGCCGCTGGTGCGCCGGATCGGCGAGATCGCGCCCCGGTTGTCCCGCTACGCAGGCCGGTTGGATCGGGCGGTCGAGCGCATCGACGGCGGCGACCACACCTGGGTGGCGCGTCCGATCATGGACAGCTACCACACCGTGTGGTTCGAGTTGCACGAAGACCTCATCGGTCTGTGCGGGCTCAGCCGCGCTGACGAGGCCGCGGCGGGCCGGGCCCACTGA